The DNA sequence AATCTCCAGGCTGGGGACGATGTGAAAATTACCGGGCCAACTGGTAAAGAAATGTTGTTACCAGAAGATCCGAATGTCAACGTGATCATGTTGGCAACCGGAACGGGTATTGCGCCATTCCGCGCTTACCTGTGGCGGATGTTCAAGGAAAATGAAAGAGCAGTTAACACCGACTACGAATTCAAGGGTTTGGCTTGGCTCATTTTCGGGATTCCCACCAGCCCCAACATCCTGTACAAGGAAGAACTTGAAGAACTGCAACAGCAGTACCCTGACAACTTCCGCCTCACCTATGCCATCAGCCGGGAACAGAAAAACCCCGAAGGCGGCAGAATGTACATTCAGGATCGGGTGGCTGAACACGCCGACGAACTCTGGAAAATGATTCAGCAAGAGAATACCCACACCTACATCTGCGGATTGAAGGGTATGGAAGGGGGAATTGATGAAGCGCTCTCTGCTGCTGCTGCCAAGGATGGGGTGACTTGGAGCGAGTACCAAAGAACTATCAAGAAGGCTGGTCGCTGGCACGTAGAAACCTACTAGGGGCGTATTGGCTGGGAGTCCTGCCTAGCCGTCTCTCCTTGACTCTAATAAAAACCCAGTTTCTTTAAGAAACTGGGTTTCTCAGCTTGATAGCGATCGCTTCGAGCCAACTGGCGCGTCTGCCTTACCAGAATTTCAACTGGGAAGCAGGCGCGTCAATCCTTTGGAGGAAGGATATTTTCCTGATTGATTGCAAGATATTCAGGCGTGCGCATAAATTAGCACAGATGAATATCTTCGCTGATTATTTTTTGATTGACAAAAAGCATCAAAAGGTATATGCAAAACAGTCAGTTGATCCAATGATGAGAATTAAGTTAAATTTAATTAAGTTCACGTTTAAGGTGCCAATGTTCGCCATATAGGGACAAGCCTAAATGTCCTGTCGGTAGCAAATCCAGCTTTTCGCTGGGATTTCCTGCCTAAAGTTTTGATCAATTAGGTAAAAAAGGAATGTTTCAGTTCCTTCTATCAGCTCTCATCCCTTGTTTGTCATAACGCTTTATCTGCGCTGAATCTGCTTCTATTAGCCGTATCTAGAGACAACCGATTTATGAAATTTTCCTGGAGAATATTAGTACTTTGGACATTACCCGCCTTAGTCATTGGGTTTTTCCTCTGGCAAGGGGCATTTGCTGCTGCTCCCACCGACCTGGGCAAAAACACTGCTAGTACCCGCATGACCTATGGGCGCTTTTTGGAATACTTAGATGCCCAAAGAGTTACCAGTGTTGACCTCTATGATGGGGGTCGGACAGCAATTGTCGAAGCTGTCGATCCGGATCTGGATAACCGCATCCAACGGCTGCGGGTAGATTTACCAACCACTGCCCCAGAATTGATTGCGAAGCTGAGAAACGCGAATATCAGCTTTGATACCCATCCTGCTCGCAACGATGGAGCTATCTGGGGATTTTTGGGGAATTTAATTTTTCCAATTTTGTTGATTGCTGGGCTGTTCTTCCTGTTCCGTCGCTCTAGCAACATTCCTGGGGGTCCGGGGCAAGCCATGAACTTTGGCAAATCAAAAGCTAGATTTCAGATGGAAGCCAAAACCGGCGTCAAGTTTGACGACGTTGCCGGGATTGAAGAAGCCAAAGAAGAACTCGAAGAAGTCGTCACCTTCCTCAAACTACCAGAGAAATTCACCGCCGTGGGTGCGAAAATTCCCAAAGGCGTCCTGTTAGTCGGACCTCCCGGAACTGGGAAAACATTACTTGCCAAAGCGATCGCCGGGGAAGCCGGGGTTCCTTTCTTCAGCATCTCTGGCTCGGAATTTGTGGAAATGTTCGTCGGCGTTGGTGCATCCCGCGTCCGCGACTTATTCAAAAAAGCCAAAGAAAACGCTCCCTGCTTAATCTTCATCGATGAAATCGACGCAGTGGGACGGCAACGGGGCGCAGGCATCGGCGGTGGGAACGACGAAAGGGAACAAACCCTCAACCAGTTGCTGACAGAAATGGACGGGTTTGAAGGCAATACCGGGATTATTATCATTGCCGCGACCAACCGTCCCGATGTTCTGGATTCGGCGCTGTTGCGTCCGGGACGTTTTGACCGACAAGTGATGGTGGATGCACCGGATTTGAAGGGACGCCT is a window from the Coleofasciculus sp. FACHB-1120 genome containing:
- the ftsH2 gene encoding ATP-dependent zinc metalloprotease FtsH2, translating into MKFSWRILVLWTLPALVIGFFLWQGAFAAAPTDLGKNTASTRMTYGRFLEYLDAQRVTSVDLYDGGRTAIVEAVDPDLDNRIQRLRVDLPTTAPELIAKLRNANISFDTHPARNDGAIWGFLGNLIFPILLIAGLFFLFRRSSNIPGGPGQAMNFGKSKARFQMEAKTGVKFDDVAGIEEAKEELEEVVTFLKLPEKFTAVGAKIPKGVLLVGPPGTGKTLLAKAIAGEAGVPFFSISGSEFVEMFVGVGASRVRDLFKKAKENAPCLIFIDEIDAVGRQRGAGIGGGNDEREQTLNQLLTEMDGFEGNTGIIIIAATNRPDVLDSALLRPGRFDRQVMVDAPDLKGRLAVLEVHGRNKKIAPEVSLEAIARRTPGFTGADLANLLNEAAILTARRRKEAITMMEINDAVDRVVAGMEGTPLVDSKSKRLIAYHEVGHAIVGTLVTDHDPVQKVTLVPRGQARGLTWFTPNEDQGLISRSQLLARITGALGGRAAEEVIFGDSEITTGAGGDLQQVTGLARQMVTRFGMSTLGPLSLESQSGEVFLGRDWTSRSEYSEEIASQIDVQVRSIVAKCYKDACKIMLENREVIDRLVDLLIEKETIDGEEFRQIVAEYTDVPEKEQFVPSL